The following proteins are co-located in the Acidimicrobiales bacterium genome:
- a CDS encoding IS3 family transposase, with the protein MLWKARHNTYLATGEGWLYLAAILDCYSRAVVGWAAADHMRTELCVAALDDAVARRHPPAGLVHHSDRGCQYTSYDYQQRLVELGMVPSMSRKGNCWDNAVAESFWATVKRELVNTREWATRAELEMALFDYIEVFYNRKRLHSTLDYLTPEEYDNKYWKSSKSA; encoded by the coding sequence GTGTTATGGAAAGCTCGACATAACACCTACCTGGCGACCGGGGAGGGATGGCTGTACCTGGCCGCCATCTTGGACTGCTACAGCCGGGCGGTGGTGGGCTGGGCAGCCGCCGATCACATGCGCACCGAGCTGTGCGTGGCCGCCCTCGACGACGCGGTGGCCCGTCGTCACCCGCCTGCGGGTCTGGTGCATCACTCAGATCGCGGTTGCCAGTACACGAGTTACGACTATCAGCAACGGCTCGTCGAGTTGGGCATGGTCCCGTCAATGAGCAGAAAAGGAAATTGTTGGGATAACGCGGTGGCGGAGAGTTTCTGGGCGACCGTGAAGCGCGAGCTCGTGAATACCAGAGAGTGGGCCACTCGCGCCGAGCTTGAAATGGCGTTGTTCGACTATATCGAGGTGTTCTACAATCGAAAGAGACTGCATTCCACTCTTGATTATCTCACTCCTGAGGAGTACGATAATAAGTACTGGAAGTCATCAAAGTCCGCATAA
- a CDS encoding site-specific integrase, translated as MSGRVGWSVEAALADFDEHLRRARGLCVGTRVNYARFAGAFLGATFPDGQVEVERIAVSDVVGFIAAATRRYEPKTVESAATSLRSFFRFLRAQGLGGERLEAAVPMVPHRRSGLVRHLAPDSLERLVASLDRSSPRGLRDRAIILCIARLGLRVSEVTRLRLDDIDWRAGVVRVRARKTGHGAQLPLTGEVGAALADYLQSGRPATTAREVFVLVGSRPGAPISDSIVGRAVDNALRRAGIAAPTRGGNLLRHSLATGLLARGVSLAEIAGLLGHSSLATTRIYAAVDIDALREVALPWPAVTS; from the coding sequence ATGTCAGGTCGTGTTGGGTGGTCGGTGGAGGCTGCGCTGGCGGACTTCGATGAGCATCTTCGGCGTGCCCGAGGGTTGTGTGTGGGGACCCGGGTCAACTACGCCCGATTCGCCGGCGCCTTCTTGGGCGCGACGTTCCCGGACGGTCAGGTCGAGGTGGAGCGGATCGCGGTGAGCGATGTCGTCGGCTTCATCGCGGCGGCGACCCGTCGCTATGAGCCCAAGACCGTGGAGTCGGCGGCGACGTCCCTGCGGTCGTTCTTCCGCTTCCTACGCGCTCAGGGTCTGGGCGGGGAGCGGCTGGAGGCCGCCGTTCCCATGGTGCCGCATCGCCGGAGCGGCCTGGTCAGGCACCTGGCGCCTGATTCGCTCGAGCGGCTGGTCGCGTCGCTGGACAGGTCGTCGCCGCGGGGGTTGCGGGACCGGGCGATCATCTTGTGCATTGCGCGGCTGGGGCTGCGGGTCAGCGAGGTCACCCGCCTGCGGCTCGATGACATCGACTGGCGCGCAGGTGTGGTCCGGGTCCGAGCCCGCAAGACCGGCCACGGGGCACAGCTGCCGCTGACGGGCGAGGTCGGGGCGGCGTTGGCGGACTACCTGCAGAGCGGCCGGCCCGCCACCACGGCGAGAGAGGTGTTCGTACTCGTCGGTTCCCGGCCGGGCGCGCCGATCAGCGACAGCATCGTCGGGCGAGCGGTGGACAACGCGTTGCGGCGGGCGGGGATCGCGGCGCCGACACGGGGCGGGAACCTGCTTCGCCACTCGCTGGCCACCGGGCTGCTGGCTCGGGGTGTCAGTTTGGCCGAGATCGCCGGCCTGCTCGGGCATAGCTCGCTGGCCACGACCCGGATCTACGCCGCGGTTGACATTGACGCCTTGCGCGAGGTGGCGCTGCCGTGGCCGGCGGTGACGTCATGA
- a CDS encoding tyrosine-type recombinase/integrase, whose amino-acid sequence MAGGDVMTGSVAVLVEDYVRLRRGLGYRSVTQERALRAFARSFAGHEGPIPLELTLDWTTSTSSADPRNPARRLAMVRGFLRHLHALDGATDVPAAGMLGPTGQRTPPHIYTDDEIAELLTAAGQLAPAGGLRPRCYTTLFGLLACTGLRISEALALSCADVDLEAGVITVRAGKRGLTRLVPLHPSAIGPLRDFASERERRHGAASPDDAFFRTEASERLSYDTAYHAFSVVRRRLGWDATGRTRAPRVHDLRHRMVVRRIQTWHAQGVDVDAKVAALATYLGHVEVRDVYWYLSAVPELMGIVADRFEAFSAGSPTGSR is encoded by the coding sequence GTGGCCGGCGGTGACGTCATGACCGGCTCGGTGGCAGTCCTGGTCGAGGATTACGTCCGTTTGCGCCGCGGGCTGGGCTACCGGTCCGTGACCCAAGAGCGTGCGCTGCGGGCTTTCGCCCGATCCTTCGCCGGGCACGAGGGGCCGATCCCGCTGGAGTTGACGCTGGACTGGACGACGTCGACGTCGTCCGCTGATCCGCGCAACCCGGCACGACGCTTGGCGATGGTGCGAGGCTTCCTGCGCCACCTCCACGCCTTGGACGGTGCCACCGACGTGCCCGCCGCGGGGATGCTCGGCCCGACCGGGCAGCGCACCCCGCCGCACATCTACACCGACGACGAGATCGCCGAGCTGCTCACAGCCGCCGGGCAGCTCGCTCCCGCCGGCGGTCTGCGGCCCCGCTGCTACACCACCTTGTTCGGCCTGTTGGCCTGCACGGGTCTGCGGATCAGCGAGGCGCTCGCCCTGTCCTGCGCCGATGTCGACCTGGAAGCGGGAGTGATCACCGTCCGGGCCGGCAAGCGGGGCCTGACCCGGCTGGTCCCCCTCCATCCCAGCGCCATCGGCCCGCTCCGGGACTTCGCGTCCGAACGGGAACGCCGCCACGGTGCCGCCAGCCCGGATGACGCCTTCTTCCGCACGGAGGCCAGCGAGCGGCTCAGCTACGACACCGCCTATCACGCCTTCAGCGTGGTTCGCCGGCGGCTCGGCTGGGACGCGACCGGCCGCACCCGCGCCCCGCGGGTTCACGACCTGCGCCATCGCATGGTGGTGCGACGCATCCAGACCTGGCACGCCCAAGGCGTCGACGTCGACGCCAAGGTCGCCGCGTTGGCCACCTACCTCGGCCACGTCGAGGTGCGCGACGTCTACTGGTACTTGTCGGCCGTGCCCGAGCTGATGGGCATCGTCGCGGACCGCTTCGAGGCCTTCAGCGCAGGCTCGCCGACGGGTTCGCGATGA
- a CDS encoding site-specific integrase, with protein sequence MRAPQVRFDQLVQDFFLRRLIDQRGASPRTVESYRDAFELLFGFVEQRLGKPPSALSLADLDAPTILDFLDHLEAVRHNTPRTRNARLAAIHSFMRYAALRDPASLAITARVLAIPAKRFDRPVLGYLSRQETAAILAAPDRRTWSGQRDAVLLAVAYNTGARVSELTGLRVRDVLLERQSALHLHGKGRKERVIPLWASTAAALRSWMDRISLAPEAPVFPNRNGAAMSRSGVRDRLNRAVAAAEQDCPSLRGRQVSPHTLRHSTAVHLLESGADLAVIALWLGHSSPAVTHQYLEADLARKEATLSRLDDPSPAPARFRPNDRLLAFLEHL encoded by the coding sequence ATGAGAGCGCCCCAGGTCCGCTTCGATCAGCTCGTCCAGGACTTCTTCCTACGCCGCTTGATCGACCAGCGAGGTGCCAGCCCCAGGACCGTGGAGAGCTACCGGGACGCGTTCGAGCTGCTATTCGGGTTCGTCGAGCAGCGCCTCGGCAAACCACCGTCGGCGCTGAGCCTGGCCGACTTGGACGCCCCGACGATCCTGGACTTCCTCGACCATCTGGAGGCCGTTCGCCACAACACCCCCCGCACACGCAACGCCCGCCTCGCGGCCATCCACTCCTTCATGCGCTACGCCGCCCTGCGCGATCCGGCGTCCCTGGCCATCACCGCCCGGGTGCTGGCCATACCCGCCAAACGGTTCGACCGGCCTGTGCTCGGCTATCTCAGCCGCCAGGAGACCGCCGCCATCCTCGCCGCTCCCGACCGGCGCACATGGAGCGGGCAGCGCGACGCCGTCCTGCTCGCCGTCGCCTACAACACCGGCGCCCGCGTCTCGGAACTGACCGGCTTACGGGTTCGCGACGTGCTCCTGGAGCGCCAAAGCGCCCTGCATCTGCACGGCAAGGGCCGCAAGGAGCGCGTCATCCCGTTGTGGGCCAGCACCGCCGCCGCCCTGCGCTCATGGATGGACAGGATCAGCCTCGCCCCCGAGGCGCCCGTGTTTCCCAACAGGAACGGCGCCGCGATGTCGCGCTCGGGGGTGCGCGACCGACTCAACCGTGCCGTCGCGGCCGCCGAGCAAGACTGCCCGTCACTACGCGGCCGGCAAGTGTCGCCCCACACCCTGCGCCACTCGACCGCCGTCCACCTGCTCGAGTCCGGCGCCGACCTCGCCGTCATCGCCCTCTGGCTCGGGCACTCAAGCCCAGCCGTCACGCACCAATACCTCGAAGCCGACCTGGCCCGCAAAGAAGCAACCCTCAGCCGTCTCGACGACCCGAGCCCAGCCCCGGCCCGGTTCCGGCCGAACGACCGTCTCCTCGCCTTCCTGGAACACCTCTGA